In Cupriavidus taiwanensis, the following proteins share a genomic window:
- a CDS encoding O-antigen ligase family protein produces MLLMTRLQGSLPLGIDKALYLSACVVLAAFPALMFVKPSLSNTCYGLLLGWSAIALAAGGRAALAEYGCILRRYWPFMLAMAALPLAVLLQQLLTGADDPHVPYLYLRFALFIVLVAGMLRLGRRGMQSIQWGFVACALIAALWLHEVAAAGRPSHVGFSNVIPFGNLALLTGMLAVISIGWNRPGDHWLAGLKLLAGFAGLYASYMSGTRGGWLAIPVLALIALAASRRLTRLHKAGVLVGLAGLMALGWFSSAMVQQRTAAVVSELSQFVQHVTSDTSIGVRLQLWRASLELFQAQPWTGVGPEHFETTLQTLATQHVITPLAATMPHSHNELLHAAATLGIPGLLAILALYLVPAVFFLRHLRGTDRGTRVASAMGLALCCGFMVFGLTEVMFATTLVNAFYSLVMAFCFAYVVARQSKLPAPATP; encoded by the coding sequence ATGCTCTTGATGACGAGATTGCAAGGGTCCCTACCGTTGGGGATCGACAAAGCTCTGTACCTGAGCGCCTGTGTTGTCCTGGCTGCGTTTCCCGCGCTGATGTTCGTCAAACCGTCGCTCAGCAACACCTGCTACGGGCTGTTGCTGGGGTGGAGCGCCATCGCCCTGGCTGCCGGCGGCCGCGCCGCCCTGGCCGAGTATGGCTGCATCCTGCGCCGGTACTGGCCGTTCATGCTGGCCATGGCGGCGCTGCCGCTCGCCGTGCTGCTCCAGCAACTGCTGACCGGCGCCGATGACCCGCATGTGCCCTATCTTTACCTGCGTTTTGCGCTGTTCATCGTTCTGGTCGCTGGCATGCTGCGCCTGGGCCGACGCGGCATGCAGAGCATCCAGTGGGGCTTCGTCGCCTGTGCGCTGATAGCCGCCTTGTGGCTGCACGAAGTGGCCGCAGCAGGCCGCCCCAGCCATGTCGGCTTCTCCAATGTCATTCCCTTCGGCAACCTCGCCCTGCTTACCGGCATGCTCGCCGTGATCTCGATCGGTTGGAACCGCCCCGGCGATCACTGGCTGGCCGGCCTGAAACTGCTGGCCGGCTTCGCGGGCCTGTATGCCTCATACATGAGCGGCACCCGTGGCGGATGGCTGGCGATTCCGGTGCTGGCGCTGATTGCGCTGGCCGCCTCGCGCCGGTTGACGCGGCTGCACAAGGCGGGGGTGCTGGTGGGGCTGGCCGGGCTGATGGCGCTGGGGTGGTTCAGCAGCGCGATGGTGCAGCAGAGGACGGCTGCGGTTGTATCTGAACTGTCTCAATTTGTTCAGCATGTAACGTCGGACACTTCGATCGGAGTTCGCCTTCAGCTCTGGCGCGCGTCGCTTGAACTGTTCCAGGCGCAACCCTGGACCGGCGTCGGACCGGAACACTTCGAAACGACCCTGCAGACCCTTGCCACTCAGCATGTGATTACGCCGCTGGCGGCGACCATGCCGCATTCTCACAATGAACTGCTGCATGCCGCCGCGACGCTCGGCATTCCCGGATTGCTGGCGATCCTTGCGTTGTACCTTGTGCCCGCCGTCTTCTTCCTGCGCCACCTGCGCGGAACCGACCGCGGCACCCGGGTCGCCAGCGCCATGGGCCTGGCGCTGTGCTGCGGCTTCATGGTGTTCGGGCTGACCGAAGTCATGTTCGCCACGACGCTGGTCAATGCCTTCTATAGCCTGGTCATGGCGTTTTGCTTTGCCTACGTCGTCGCGCGCCAAAGCAAACTGCCGGCACCGGCAACGCCTTGA
- a CDS encoding glycosyltransferase family 4 protein, translating to MNPDSRRHICFLTGTLNAMAGAERMTATIANALAALGHRVTILSLWDRSSQFPLHPEVRHEAVFAQRPSFKRAYFATVAGIRRHCIAHRIDVLVQVDPMLELFVLPATLGLGLHHIAWEHCHFDQDLGKPARKLARRLAARFCRQVVVLTERDRSRWLEALRPRSEVVCLPNPLPFALPDAPATRAQRTVLAMGRLVPAKGFDVLLRAWKIVAAQAPQWQLLIHGEGEERPALAALIRELGLEDSASLPGICHDPVQTYGSASVFCLSSRYEGFGLVLIEAMAFGLPIVSTDCETGPRELLDPDRDALVVAPDDPNALAQALLAVIRQPELAARLGASGRQKASRFALEHIAQQWDALVRAPS from the coding sequence TTGAACCCGGACTCGAGGCGCCATATCTGCTTCCTGACCGGCACCCTGAATGCGATGGCCGGCGCGGAGCGGATGACCGCCACCATCGCCAACGCGCTGGCTGCGCTGGGACACCGCGTCACCATCCTTAGCCTTTGGGACAGGTCCAGCCAGTTTCCATTGCACCCCGAGGTGCGCCATGAAGCGGTGTTCGCGCAACGCCCTTCGTTCAAGCGCGCCTATTTCGCCACCGTTGCCGGCATCCGCCGGCACTGCATTGCGCATCGCATCGATGTGCTGGTGCAGGTGGACCCCATGCTGGAACTGTTCGTGCTGCCTGCCACGCTCGGCCTTGGCCTGCACCATATCGCCTGGGAGCACTGTCACTTCGACCAGGACCTCGGCAAGCCCGCACGCAAGCTGGCGCGTCGGCTGGCGGCGCGGTTCTGCCGCCAGGTGGTGGTACTGACGGAGCGCGACCGCAGCCGGTGGCTGGAAGCCCTGCGGCCGCGCAGCGAGGTCGTGTGCCTGCCGAACCCGCTGCCGTTTGCATTGCCGGATGCGCCGGCCACACGCGCGCAAAGGACGGTGCTGGCCATGGGGCGGCTGGTCCCGGCCAAGGGTTTCGATGTGCTGCTGCGCGCCTGGAAGATCGTGGCGGCACAGGCGCCGCAATGGCAGTTGCTGATACATGGCGAAGGCGAGGAGCGCCCCGCCCTGGCGGCATTGATCCGGGAACTGGGGCTGGAAGACAGCGCCAGCCTGCCCGGCATCTGCCATGACCCCGTGCAAACCTATGGCAGTGCCTCGGTGTTCTGCCTGAGTTCGCGCTATGAGGGCTTCGGGCTGGTGCTGATCGAAGCGATGGCCTTCGGGCTGCCGATCGTATCGACCGATTGCGAGACCGGCCCGCGCGAATTGCTGGATCCGGATCGGGACGCGCTGGTGGTTGCCCCCGACGACCCCAATGCCTTGGCCCAGGCGCTGCTAGCCGTGATCCGCCAACCGGAACTGGCGGCAAGGCTCGGCGCCAGCGGTCGCCAGAAGGCCAGCCGGTTTGCGCTGGAACACATCGCGCAACAGTGGGACGCCCTGGTCAGGGCGCCGAGCTAA
- the waaA gene encoding lipid IV(A) 3-deoxy-D-manno-octulosonic acid transferase has protein sequence MLRLLYSLLWVAVLPLALLRLAWRARKEPGYLQHVGERLGAYGGLPKPGPWLWVHAVSVGETRAAQPLVEALLAAHPHHRLLLTHMTPTGRQTGAQLFGKEPRVVQCYLPYDLPWLVRRFMRYFRPQVGMLMETEVWPNLVHGARKAGVPLYLVNARLSPRSYRRTARFGRAAASMYRDFAGVLAQTAGDAERFRALGVPAVQITGNLKFDMQPAPAGVALGGQLRQAFGARAVLAAASTREGEEAMLLDAFSRWESLAPGVPRPALLLIPRHPQRFDEVAAMAARTGFSVERRSNLDLDRVRSPLTADIVLGDSMGEMAMYFAASDLAFIGGSLLPLGGQNLIEACAVGTPVLIGPHTFNFAQATEDAIAAGACLRVDNADVLMRTAASVLADPARLAEMRAHAQTFSGLHRGATVRTLAAVAPTLEG, from the coding sequence ATGTTGCGTCTCCTGTACAGCTTGTTATGGGTGGCGGTGCTGCCGCTGGCGCTGCTGCGCCTGGCCTGGCGCGCGCGCAAGGAGCCGGGCTACCTGCAGCATGTCGGCGAACGCCTCGGTGCCTATGGCGGCCTGCCGAAGCCTGGGCCGTGGCTATGGGTCCACGCCGTGTCGGTGGGCGAGACCCGCGCCGCCCAGCCGCTGGTCGAGGCGCTGCTGGCCGCGCATCCCCATCACCGCCTGCTGCTGACGCACATGACGCCAACCGGCCGCCAGACCGGCGCGCAGTTGTTCGGCAAGGAGCCGCGCGTGGTCCAGTGCTACCTGCCGTACGACCTGCCGTGGCTGGTGCGGCGGTTCATGCGATATTTCCGGCCGCAGGTGGGCATGCTGATGGAGACCGAGGTGTGGCCGAACTTGGTCCATGGCGCGCGCAAGGCGGGCGTGCCGCTGTACCTCGTCAACGCCCGCTTGTCGCCGCGCAGCTACCGGCGCACGGCCCGCTTCGGTCGCGCCGCGGCGTCGATGTACCGCGACTTTGCCGGCGTGCTGGCACAGACGGCGGGCGATGCCGAACGCTTTCGCGCACTGGGCGTGCCGGCGGTGCAGATCACCGGCAACCTCAAGTTCGACATGCAGCCCGCGCCGGCCGGCGTGGCGCTGGGCGGGCAGCTGCGCCAGGCCTTCGGCGCGCGCGCGGTGCTGGCGGCGGCCAGTACCCGCGAGGGCGAAGAGGCGATGCTGCTCGACGCCTTCTCGCGCTGGGAGTCCCTGGCGCCAGGCGTGCCCCGGCCGGCGCTGCTGCTGATTCCGCGCCACCCGCAGCGTTTCGATGAAGTGGCCGCGATGGCGGCGCGGACCGGGTTTTCGGTCGAACGCCGCAGCAATCTGGATCTCGATCGCGTGCGGTCGCCCCTGACGGCCGACATCGTGCTGGGCGATTCGATGGGCGAGATGGCCATGTACTTTGCCGCGTCGGACCTGGCGTTTATCGGTGGCAGCTTGTTGCCACTGGGCGGGCAGAACCTGATCGAAGCCTGCGCTGTCGGCACCCCGGTGCTGATCGGGCCGCACACCTTCAACTTTGCGCAGGCGACCGAGGATGCAATTGCCGCGGGCGCGTGCCTGCGTGTCGACAATGCCGACGTGCTGATGCGTACCGCGGCCAGCGTGCTGGCAGATCCGGCGCGCCTGGCTGAGATGCGTGCGCATGCGCAGACTTTTTCGGGCCTGCATCGCGGCGCCACGGTGCGCACCCTGGCGGCCGTTGCACCAACGTTGGAAGGCTGA
- the waaC gene encoding lipopolysaccharide heptosyltransferase I — MLSSRSEGATVPAASSDAAGVAQPMPAAVPFALPERPRILLVKVSSLGDVVHNMPLVHDLRARWPGAEIDWVVEEGYVELVRLLPEVRRVIPFALRRWRKRLLQGGTWREIGAVRDALRQERYDAVIESQGLLKTAVVARVAARAPSAPIIGLGNATQGSGYEPAARLLYTEPVAVPRQTHSVRRSRLLGAALTGTAPAEPPLFFGEAARTLSVDDPLWADLPARYAVCFHATAGARKKWALQNWHALGERLNQEGLVMLLPWGNDKERQAAEAIAAGVPRAKVLPRFSVMQGFGLINRAEVVIGVDTGLVHIAAALCRPTVEIYTATWRWKTEGYWSERIANVGDDGVVPSVDEVYEAACRVRGVAA, encoded by the coding sequence ATGCTCAGCTCCCGTTCTGAGGGCGCGACGGTGCCTGCGGCATCGTCTGACGCGGCCGGTGTGGCGCAGCCCATGCCGGCCGCGGTGCCTTTTGCGCTGCCGGAGCGGCCGCGCATCCTGCTGGTCAAGGTATCGTCGCTCGGCGATGTGGTGCACAACATGCCGCTGGTGCACGACTTGCGCGCGCGCTGGCCGGGCGCCGAGATCGACTGGGTTGTCGAAGAAGGCTACGTTGAGCTGGTACGCCTGCTGCCCGAGGTGCGCCGCGTGATCCCGTTTGCGCTGCGGCGCTGGCGCAAGCGCCTGCTGCAGGGCGGCACCTGGCGCGAGATCGGCGCGGTGCGCGACGCCTTGCGCCAGGAACGCTATGACGCCGTGATCGAAAGCCAGGGCTTGCTCAAGACTGCGGTGGTGGCGCGCGTTGCCGCACGCGCGCCGAGCGCGCCCATCATCGGGCTTGGCAACGCGACGCAGGGCTCGGGCTATGAACCGGCGGCGCGGCTGCTCTATACCGAGCCCGTGGCCGTGCCGCGCCAGACCCATTCGGTGCGGCGCTCGCGCTTGCTCGGCGCAGCGCTGACCGGGACCGCGCCGGCGGAGCCGCCGTTGTTTTTCGGAGAGGCCGCGCGGACGCTGTCCGTCGACGATCCGCTATGGGCGGATTTGCCGGCGCGCTATGCCGTGTGCTTCCATGCGACCGCGGGGGCGCGCAAGAAGTGGGCGCTGCAGAACTGGCACGCGTTGGGCGAGCGTCTGAATCAAGAAGGCCTGGTGATGCTGTTGCCATGGGGCAATGACAAGGAACGCCAGGCTGCCGAAGCCATTGCTGCGGGCGTGCCACGGGCCAAGGTGTTGCCGCGCTTTTCCGTGATGCAGGGCTTTGGCCTGATCAATCGCGCCGAAGTCGTGATCGGCGTAGATACCGGACTGGTCCATATCGCCGCGGCGCTGTGCCGGCCCACCGTGGAAATCTATACCGCCACCTGGCGCTGGAAGACCGAAGGCTACTGGTCGGAACGCATTGCCAATGTCGGCGACGACGGCGTGGTGCCGTCGGTCGATGAAGTCTACGAGGCGGCGTGCCGCGTGCGCGGAGTGGCTGCCTGA
- a CDS encoding rhodanese-like domain-containing protein, translating into MQVIQATELAQWLADASRARPVLLDVREGWEVQTCALPGITHIPMRDIPARAAELDEDADIVCICHHGARSMQVAAYLERQGFGKVYNLTGGVDAWASQVDPAMPKY; encoded by the coding sequence ATGCAGGTCATCCAAGCGACCGAACTGGCCCAGTGGCTGGCCGACGCCAGCCGCGCCAGGCCGGTCCTGCTCGACGTGCGTGAAGGCTGGGAGGTGCAGACCTGCGCCCTGCCCGGCATCACCCACATCCCGATGCGCGACATCCCGGCGCGCGCAGCCGAACTCGACGAAGACGCCGACATCGTCTGCATCTGCCATCACGGCGCACGCAGCATGCAGGTGGCGGCCTACCTCGAGCGCCAGGGCTTCGGCAAGGTCTACAACCTGACCGGCGGCGTCGACGCCTGGGCCAGCCAGGTCGACCCCGCCATGCCGAAGTACTGA
- a CDS encoding TolC family outer membrane protein — protein MTFAPNAQPGAIRTRLAIAVSLLGPLLAPLLALMPAAPASAADLLQVYRDAQANDAQFASARAQLLATREKLPQGRAGLLPQVVGTAGANRTKLDQTASLPIGGAPSASGTRFFNNNNWQLQLSQPLFRWDRWETYKQGELAAQAGEVTFHQAELDLITRSAQAYFDVLAAQDNLYLARAQKKAISEQLEQARRNFEVGTATIVDANDAQARFDLATSTEIAAQSDLEIKRATLQQITGKPVDELMGLRAEAPIPGPQPPDVNAWAAQAETSNLQVNLASYNLETAQRETNKAKAGHLPSVDLVASYGFNNQTGSATQAISTHYNASQIGVQLTLPIFAGGQIQSRVRETLALADKAASDLEFARRTAAQTARQTYSGVSNGLAQVKALEAAERSATSAVESNQLGYEVGVRINIDVLNAEAQLFSTRRDLAKARYDTIMNGLRLKASTGVLQEEDVVQINTLLTSSPGALYKLPVPAQAGAKVPANPRASSAERRGTRREATPAGTPRS, from the coding sequence ATGACGTTTGCGCCCAACGCCCAGCCCGGAGCGATCCGGACGCGCCTGGCGATCGCGGTTTCCCTGCTGGGCCCGCTGCTGGCCCCGCTGCTGGCCCTGATGCCCGCGGCGCCGGCCAGCGCGGCCGACCTGCTGCAGGTCTACCGCGATGCGCAAGCCAATGACGCCCAGTTCGCCAGCGCGCGCGCCCAGCTGCTGGCCACGCGCGAGAAGCTGCCCCAGGGCCGCGCCGGCCTGCTGCCGCAAGTGGTGGGTACCGCGGGCGCCAACCGCACCAAGCTCGACCAGACCGCGTCGCTGCCGATCGGCGGCGCACCCAGCGCCTCCGGCACGCGCTTCTTCAACAACAACAACTGGCAGCTGCAGCTGAGCCAGCCGCTGTTCCGCTGGGACCGCTGGGAAACCTACAAGCAGGGCGAGCTGGCCGCGCAGGCGGGCGAAGTCACCTTCCACCAGGCCGAGCTCGACCTGATCACGCGCAGTGCGCAGGCCTACTTCGACGTGCTGGCCGCGCAAGACAACCTCTACCTGGCGCGCGCGCAGAAGAAGGCCATCTCCGAGCAGCTGGAACAGGCCAGGCGCAATTTCGAGGTCGGCACCGCCACCATCGTCGATGCCAACGACGCCCAGGCCCGCTTCGACCTGGCGACCTCGACCGAGATCGCCGCGCAGAGCGACCTGGAGATCAAGCGCGCCACGCTGCAGCAGATCACCGGCAAGCCCGTCGACGAACTGATGGGCCTGCGCGCCGAAGCGCCAATCCCCGGACCCCAGCCGCCCGACGTCAACGCCTGGGCGGCGCAGGCCGAGACCAGCAACCTGCAGGTGAACCTGGCCAGCTACAACCTCGAGACCGCGCAGCGCGAGACCAACAAGGCCAAGGCCGGGCACCTGCCGTCGGTGGACCTGGTGGCCTCGTACGGCTTCAACAACCAGACCGGCAGCGCCACGCAGGCGATCTCGACGCACTACAACGCGTCGCAGATCGGCGTGCAGCTGACCCTGCCGATCTTCGCCGGCGGCCAGATCCAGTCGCGCGTGCGCGAGACCCTGGCGCTGGCCGACAAGGCCGCCAGTGACCTCGAGTTCGCCCGCCGCACTGCCGCCCAGACCGCACGCCAGACCTACTCCGGCGTCTCCAACGGCCTGGCCCAGGTCAAGGCGCTGGAGGCGGCCGAGCGCTCCGCCACCAGCGCGGTGGAATCCAACCAGCTCGGCTATGAGGTGGGCGTGCGCATCAATATCGACGTGCTGAACGCCGAAGCGCAGCTGTTTTCCACCCGCCGCGACCTGGCCAAGGCGCGCTACGACACCATCATGAACGGCCTGCGCCTGAAGGCTTCCACCGGGGTACTGCAGGAAGAGGACGTGGTGCAGATCAACACCCTGCTGACCTCATCGCCGGGCGCGCTGTACAAACTTCCGGTGCCGGCACAGGCGGGCGCGAAGGTGCCGGCAAACCCGCGGGCGTCGTCGGCCGAGCGCCGCGGCACGCGGCGCGAAGCCACGCCCGCGGGCACGCCGCGCTCGTGA
- a CDS encoding META and DUF4377 domain-containing protein produces MDSRNRPIPLAAAVLVAAMLGACTTGTAPNLPSAGTNLNQTQPSGPSRWELVRWQQPDGSLREIPHGDNGQPIIFEFNEGIDAAQGTVSGTSGCNRFTGSYGKTETGIRFDRIAGTRMACPPPRMALESALLKAMQTPFATVGTQPSAASTGRQIIWKTVDGDLLQFVEREGVGKRGARVEAAGVEKTVYIDSQRVECTGVGKMTCYRWRESPDAPWQLWYGPIEGLDFEPGVAYRLRVREYQVPNPPADASAIRWQLLKVESRTRAQ; encoded by the coding sequence ATGGATAGCCGTAATCGCCCGATCCCCTTGGCGGCCGCCGTGCTGGTCGCCGCCATGCTCGGCGCCTGCACCACCGGGACCGCGCCCAATCTTCCCTCGGCCGGCACCAACCTGAACCAGACCCAGCCGTCGGGACCGAGCCGCTGGGAACTGGTGCGCTGGCAGCAGCCTGACGGCTCGCTGCGCGAGATCCCGCACGGCGACAATGGCCAGCCGATCATTTTCGAGTTCAACGAGGGCATCGATGCCGCGCAGGGCACGGTCAGCGGCACCAGCGGCTGCAATCGCTTTACCGGCAGCTATGGCAAGACCGAGACCGGCATCCGCTTCGATCGCATCGCCGGCACGCGCATGGCTTGCCCGCCGCCGCGCATGGCGCTGGAGTCGGCGCTGCTGAAGGCAATGCAGACGCCGTTTGCCACCGTGGGCACGCAGCCGTCGGCGGCCAGTACCGGCCGGCAGATCATCTGGAAGACCGTGGACGGCGACCTGCTGCAGTTCGTCGAGCGCGAGGGCGTGGGCAAGCGTGGTGCGCGCGTGGAAGCCGCGGGCGTGGAGAAGACCGTCTATATCGACTCGCAGCGTGTGGAGTGCACGGGCGTCGGCAAGATGACGTGCTACCGCTGGCGCGAGTCGCCTGATGCGCCGTGGCAGCTCTGGTATGGGCCGATCGAGGGGCTGGATTTCGAGCCGGGCGTGGCCTACCGGCTGCGCGTGCGCGAATACCAGGTGCCGAACCCGCCGGCGGATGCGTCGGCGATCCGCTGGCAGTTGCTGAAGGTGGAGTCCCGCACGCGCGCGCAGTAA
- a CDS encoding TetR/AcrR family transcriptional regulator → MPRSLRKPAVTKPPTDPHKDADSPRWSRRKAARPQELVAAALDLFVERGYAATRLEDVAAAAGVSKGTVYLYFANKEELFKSVVRENLVPALARGADLVDAYQGSTPELLRELLRGWWGLIGATPVAGLTKLIMAESANFPDIARFYNQEVMVPGDELFAKVLARGVARGEFRALPANPTTTLICAPLVFLMMWQRALRATAEKDIDPEAFLDGLLDTLLFGLTAGEARDRPLPPQHGPYIWEVIRDEMLAQRAAAMAADATPAPAASRPGTPT, encoded by the coding sequence GTGCCCCGAAGTCTTCGCAAGCCCGCCGTGACCAAGCCACCCACCGATCCGCACAAGGACGCCGACAGCCCGCGCTGGAGCCGGCGCAAGGCGGCGCGGCCGCAGGAACTGGTGGCGGCGGCGCTGGACCTGTTCGTCGAGCGCGGCTATGCCGCCACGCGGCTGGAAGACGTGGCCGCCGCGGCCGGCGTGTCCAAGGGCACGGTGTACCTGTACTTCGCCAACAAGGAAGAACTGTTCAAGTCGGTGGTGCGCGAGAACCTGGTGCCGGCACTGGCGCGCGGCGCCGACCTGGTCGATGCCTACCAGGGCAGCACGCCGGAGCTGCTGCGCGAACTGCTGCGCGGCTGGTGGGGCCTGATCGGCGCCACGCCGGTGGCGGGGCTGACCAAGCTGATCATGGCGGAGTCGGCAAATTTCCCGGACATCGCGCGCTTCTATAACCAGGAAGTGATGGTGCCGGGCGACGAGCTGTTCGCCAAGGTGCTGGCACGCGGCGTGGCGCGCGGCGAGTTCCGCGCGCTGCCGGCCAACCCCACCACCACGCTGATCTGCGCGCCGCTGGTATTCCTGATGATGTGGCAGCGCGCGCTGCGGGCCACCGCCGAGAAGGACATCGACCCCGAGGCCTTCCTCGATGGCCTGCTCGATACGCTGCTGTTCGGGCTGACCGCCGGCGAAGCCCGCGACCGCCCGCTGCCGCCGCAGCACGGCCCCTATATCTGGGAAGTGATCCGCGACGAGATGCTGGCGCAACGCGCCGCCGCGATGGCCGCCGACGCCACGCCCGCCCCTGCCGCGTCCCGACCCGGCACCCCGACATGA
- a CDS encoding phosphomannomutase/phosphoglucomutase, with protein sequence MQIDPSIFKAYDIRGIVGKTLTRDVARQIGLSFGSAAVELGETSIAVGRDGRLSGPDLIGGLVEGLRATGLDVLDLGMVATPMVYFATNIEIDGVRPTSGIMVTGSHNPPDYNGFKMVLAGRAIYGEQIQDLRKRIEAGAFTQGAGAYKEVDVRAKYLDRILGDVKLSRPMKIALDAGNGVAGAFVGDLFRGLGCEVVELFCEVDGNFPNHHPDPAHIENLQDLMKTLRETDCELGLAFDGDGDRLGVVTKDGQVIFPDRQLMLFAEEILSRNPGAQVIYDVKCTGKLAPWIRQHGGEPLMWKTGHSLVKAKLKETGAPIAGEMSGHVFFKDRWYGFDDGLYTGARLLEILSRHADPSAVLNALPNANNTPELQLKCAEGEPFTLLDKIRANARFEGAREVITIDGVRVEYADGFGLARPSNTTPVVVMRFEADNDAALARIQAEFKRVILAEKPDAQLPF encoded by the coding sequence ATGCAAATCGATCCTTCCATCTTCAAAGCCTATGACATTCGCGGCATCGTGGGCAAAACGCTCACCCGCGACGTCGCGCGCCAGATCGGCTTGTCGTTCGGCTCCGCCGCCGTGGAGCTTGGCGAGACTTCCATCGCCGTCGGCCGTGACGGCCGGCTGTCCGGCCCGGACCTGATCGGTGGCCTGGTCGAGGGCCTGCGCGCCACCGGGCTGGACGTGCTGGACCTTGGCATGGTGGCGACGCCGATGGTCTATTTCGCAACCAATATCGAAATCGACGGCGTGCGCCCCACCTCGGGCATCATGGTCACCGGCAGCCATAACCCGCCCGACTACAACGGCTTCAAGATGGTGCTGGCGGGCCGGGCCATCTACGGCGAGCAGATCCAGGACCTGCGCAAGCGCATCGAGGCCGGCGCTTTCACCCAGGGCGCAGGCGCGTACAAGGAAGTCGATGTGCGCGCGAAGTATCTCGATCGGATCCTGGGCGACGTCAAGCTGTCCCGCCCGATGAAGATTGCACTCGATGCCGGCAATGGCGTGGCCGGTGCCTTTGTCGGCGATCTGTTCCGCGGCCTGGGCTGTGAAGTGGTCGAGCTGTTCTGCGAGGTCGACGGCAACTTCCCCAACCACCATCCCGATCCCGCGCATATCGAAAACCTGCAGGACCTGATGAAGACCCTGCGCGAGACCGACTGCGAGCTGGGCCTGGCCTTCGATGGCGACGGCGACCGCCTGGGCGTGGTGACCAAGGACGGACAGGTGATTTTCCCGGACCGCCAGCTGATGCTGTTCGCCGAGGAAATCCTGTCGCGCAATCCCGGTGCGCAGGTGATCTACGACGTCAAGTGCACCGGCAAGCTGGCGCCGTGGATCCGCCAGCACGGCGGTGAGCCGCTGATGTGGAAGACCGGGCATTCGCTGGTGAAGGCCAAGCTGAAGGAAACCGGCGCGCCGATCGCCGGTGAAATGAGCGGCCATGTCTTCTTCAAGGACCGCTGGTACGGTTTTGACGATGGCCTGTACACCGGCGCGCGGCTGCTGGAAATCCTGTCGCGCCATGCCGATCCCAGCGCCGTGCTGAACGCGCTGCCGAACGCCAACAACACCCCTGAGCTGCAGCTGAAGTGCGCCGAGGGCGAGCCCTTCACGCTGCTCGACAAGATCCGCGCCAACGCCAGGTTCGAGGGCGCGCGCGAAGTGATCACCATCGACGGCGTGCGGGTGGAATATGCCGACGGCTTTGGCCTGGCGCGTCCGTCCAATACCACGCCGGTGGTGGTGATGCGTTTCGAAGCCGACAACGACGCCGCGCTGGCGCGCATCCAGGCAGAGTTCAAGCGCGTGATCCTCGCCGAGAAGCCGGATGCTCAGCTCCCGTTCTGA
- a CDS encoding protein-L-isoaspartate O-methyltransferase family protein, whose protein sequence is MDLEKARFNMIEQQIRPWDVLDQEILDLLAVVKREQFVPSAYASLAFVDMEIPLPAGQNMLAPRVEARILQDLAVRKHETVLEIGAGSGYMAALLANRARHVLTVDIVPELVELARTNLANAGVTNVEVAEGNAADGWAAAAPYDVICISGSLPAIPPSILAQVKVGGRIAAFVGELPVMEARLVTRVSETEYQVVNLFETAVKPLQGAARPSQFQF, encoded by the coding sequence ATGGATCTCGAAAAAGCCCGATTCAACATGATCGAACAGCAAATCCGCCCGTGGGACGTGCTGGACCAGGAAATCCTGGACCTGCTGGCGGTGGTCAAGCGGGAGCAGTTCGTCCCGTCCGCCTACGCCTCGCTGGCGTTCGTCGACATGGAGATTCCGCTGCCCGCCGGGCAGAACATGCTGGCCCCGCGCGTCGAAGCCCGCATCCTGCAGGACCTGGCCGTGCGCAAGCATGAGACCGTGCTGGAAATCGGCGCCGGTTCCGGCTACATGGCCGCGCTGCTGGCCAACCGCGCCCGCCACGTGCTGACCGTCGACATCGTGCCCGAGCTGGTGGAGCTGGCCCGCACCAACCTGGCCAACGCCGGCGTGACCAACGTCGAGGTCGCCGAAGGCAATGCCGCCGACGGCTGGGCCGCCGCCGCGCCCTACGACGTGATCTGCATTTCCGGCTCGCTGCCGGCGATCCCGCCGTCGATCCTGGCGCAGGTGAAGGTGGGCGGGCGCATCGCCGCGTTCGTCGGCGAACTGCCGGTGATGGAAGCGCGCCTGGTCACGCGCGTATCCGAGACCGAGTACCAGGTCGTCAACCTGTTCGAGACCGCGGTCAAGCCCCTGCAGGGCGCGGCCCGGCCGTCGCAATTCCAGTTCTGA